One segment of Candidatus Manganitrophus noduliformans DNA contains the following:
- a CDS encoding EAL domain-containing protein: MTDKPQETILIVEDDETTAVLERRCLERAGYKILTAATAQEGEERVVEGEIDLVLLDYTLPKGMTGLDFYMNLKAKGEDLPVIMVTAFSDEATIIKALRSGVRDFVTKSTAYLDYLPEAVERVLSDERTKKALARSEGELKRSASLILSTLEATADGLLVVDQDGKMIRFNRKFATMWRIPQRILDTKDNTQALKFVMTQLKDPKRFLAKIKEVYANPLAESFDLLEFKDGRVFEQLSQPHLLDGQPVGRVWSFRDVSDWKRAEERLIDLAHFDQLTGLPNRTLFQDRLRQALPQASRNGKLVALLFLDLDRFKLVNDSLGHTVGDLLLKEAAGRLTHCVRKSDTVARLGGDEFTVVLTNITSVHDAAKVAQKILDDFSRPFGLQGPELFVTPSIGITLYPFDGDDIDLLLKNADTAMYRAKQMGRNNYQFYSAEMNTATIAQLTLESSLRYALKREEFRIHYQPQVDLKTGCITSVEALLRWQHPSLGLVSPQDFIPIAEETGLIVPIGEWVLRTACAQAAAWQKANLPLMHMVVNLSIRQFKQPQLIETVERILGETGLSPRHLGLELTESMLMENEERTVSILTELNKLGVQISIDDFGTGYSSLRYLKCFPIHILKIDQSFVREIETNATDAAIVTSIIALARNLGLKVVAEGVESAAQLKFLRANGCDGMQGYYFSKPLSSEALEKKLSAPWSMQLDQEE, from the coding sequence ATGACCGACAAACCTCAAGAAACCATCCTCATCGTCGAAGATGACGAAACCACGGCGGTCCTCGAGCGCAGGTGCTTGGAACGGGCCGGTTACAAGATCCTTACCGCCGCGACCGCTCAAGAGGGGGAGGAAAGGGTGGTAGAGGGAGAAATTGATTTGGTCCTGCTCGATTATACCCTTCCAAAGGGAATGACCGGCCTCGATTTTTATATGAATCTAAAAGCGAAGGGAGAAGATCTTCCTGTCATCATGGTGACGGCGTTCAGCGATGAGGCGACCATTATCAAGGCGCTGCGGTCGGGCGTTCGTGATTTTGTGACGAAATCGACCGCGTACCTCGATTACCTCCCGGAGGCGGTCGAGCGGGTGCTTTCCGACGAGCGGACGAAGAAGGCGCTGGCGCGATCCGAGGGTGAGCTCAAACGGTCGGCCTCCCTGATTTTATCGACCCTGGAGGCGACGGCAGACGGTCTTTTGGTCGTCGATCAAGACGGGAAGATGATCCGCTTTAATCGGAAATTTGCAACGATGTGGCGGATTCCGCAACGGATCCTCGATACGAAGGATAACACGCAAGCCCTCAAGTTCGTCATGACGCAGTTGAAGGACCCGAAGCGGTTCCTCGCCAAGATCAAAGAGGTATACGCCAACCCCCTTGCAGAGAGTTTCGATCTGCTGGAGTTCAAGGATGGAAGGGTCTTTGAACAACTCTCGCAACCCCATCTTTTGGACGGGCAACCGGTCGGGCGGGTCTGGAGTTTCCGCGATGTGTCCGACTGGAAGCGGGCCGAGGAGCGGCTGATCGATCTGGCCCATTTCGATCAGCTGACCGGACTTCCGAACCGGACTCTTTTCCAGGATCGGCTGCGCCAAGCGCTCCCTCAGGCAAGCCGCAACGGAAAACTGGTGGCGCTCCTTTTTCTCGACTTGGATCGCTTTAAACTCGTCAACGATTCGCTCGGTCATACCGTCGGCGATCTGTTGCTGAAGGAGGCCGCCGGCCGGCTGACGCATTGCGTCCGGAAAAGCGATACCGTCGCCCGCCTCGGCGGCGACGAGTTTACCGTGGTTCTGACCAATATCACCTCCGTTCATGATGCCGCCAAAGTGGCCCAGAAAATCCTCGACGATTTCTCGCGCCCGTTCGGGTTGCAGGGGCCGGAGCTTTTTGTCACGCCGAGCATCGGAATCACCCTTTATCCGTTCGACGGCGACGACATTGATCTTTTGTTGAAGAATGCAGACACCGCCATGTACCGCGCCAAACAGATGGGCCGGAATAATTATCAATTCTACTCCGCCGAGATGAACACGGCGACGATCGCGCAGCTGACGCTGGAGAGCAGTCTCCGTTATGCATTGAAGCGGGAAGAGTTCCGCATTCACTATCAGCCCCAGGTCGATCTGAAGACCGGTTGCATTACCAGCGTGGAGGCGCTTTTGCGTTGGCAACACCCTTCGTTGGGACTGGTGAGTCCCCAAGATTTTATTCCGATTGCGGAGGAGACGGGGCTGATCGTGCCGATCGGGGAGTGGGTGCTGCGCACCGCCTGCGCGCAGGCGGCCGCCTGGCAGAAGGCGAACCTCCCCTTGATGCACATGGTGGTCAACCTCTCGATCCGTCAGTTCAAGCAGCCGCAACTGATCGAAACCGTTGAACGGATATTAGGGGAGACAGGCCTTTCTCCGCGGCATCTTGGTTTGGAATTAACGGAGAGCATGCTGATGGAGAATGAAGAGAGAACGGTTTCGATATTAACTGAATTGAACAAGCTGGGGGTTCAGATTTCGATCGATGATTTCGGCACCGGTTACTCCTCCCTTCGTTATCTGAAATGTTTTCCGATCCATATTCTGAAGATCGACCAATCCTTTGTTCGGGAGATTGAAACAAACGCCACCGACGCGGCGATTGTAACTTCCATCATCGCCCTCGCGCGGAACCTCGGCCTGAAGGTGGTCGCAGAGGGGGTTGAGAGCGCGGCGCAGTTAAAGTTTTTACGCGCAAACGGGTGTGATGGAATGCAGGGCTATTACTTCAGCAAGCCGCTTTCCTCCGAAGCGCTTGAGAAAAAACTGAGCGCTCCATGGTCGATGCAATTGGATCAGGAGGAGTGA
- a CDS encoding NfeD family protein, producing the protein MMPWWGWLLLGLFFLLAEMMTPGGFYLIFFGASALIVGSLAAFKFTGPEWMEWLLFSLFSIVTLLFFRQPLLKRFQAADTGREIDSLVGEVAVVLDPIAVDAIGKVELRGAAWSARNVGESPVTKGQRCRVIQVEGLTLWVRSG; encoded by the coding sequence ATGATGCCTTGGTGGGGGTGGCTGTTATTGGGCCTCTTCTTTTTGCTGGCGGAGATGATGACCCCCGGCGGATTCTATCTCATTTTCTTCGGCGCCAGCGCCCTGATCGTGGGGTCGCTCGCGGCGTTTAAATTCACCGGGCCCGAGTGGATGGAATGGCTGCTTTTCTCTCTGTTTTCGATCGTTACATTATTGTTTTTCCGGCAGCCGCTGCTGAAAAGGTTCCAAGCGGCCGATACGGGCAGAGAGATCGACAGTCTGGTCGGGGAGGTTGCCGTTGTGCTCGATCCGATTGCGGTCGATGCAATCGGGAAGGTAGAGCTGAGAGGGGCGGCCTGGAGCGCGCGGAATGTCGGCGAAAGCCCGGTGACCAAAGGCCAGCGATGCAGGGTTATTCAGGTGGAAGGTTTGACCTTGTGGGTGCGGAGCGGGTGA
- a CDS encoding DEAD/DEAH box helicase, whose translation MKMRFLEKVGIDTDVIPIWEKRYGPELLPVQEKAIQQTSLLQGGNLVVFAPTTSGKTFIAEILAIFAIRKGKRVFYLVPTKSLAEEKFAQFREAYRSLGIVTAISTRDHREWDAAILSKGFDIAIVVYEKLQSLLVTRPCLLEEVGVVILDELQMIADEERGPTIELLLTKLLHARVRPQFLGLSAVLGEGEALARWLQADLLIEEKRPVELRKGIFCRGIFSYREHNSGKEGEELWKEMRGEEEIDLMVPLASFLGGEREESTLLFLKDKPTVESAAVKIGEQVGLAPAEEAVEELLALEETTARDFLIRLLRKGIGIHHADLPLEQRQVIERHFRMGAIRILASTSTLAMGINCPAKNVLIESRQWHYFRRYHGTDTRPLPRSLHENMAGRGGRYGYIGDFGRAILVTHSSFRKKVWMDQYIAGMIEPLEPALRMEEIEEILLNLVASGEAATSKELAGFLKSTYTAQRRWKEKADSLEPLIASAVEKCQNQGALQAVGENRVVATGLGQITVLKGIRLATAVEIRHWMKTTDPSRLTDLEILYALALTEDAKRIYIPLPYRERRSRNYPSLLRKEIAHQQEGGKEIFQPRSGAVRPSEAEEARAVKKALLLQEWITSRSTVEIEQLYDLHAGAIARIGEAFSRLAEAASALAREIGWTPETVRSLSELSERLLQGVTVQGLALSRIHISGLSRTAIARLVREGYDSPEALLSLPIEILEKYLPGRVAAALFLQLHADKAQKQGEDQNFYRQRDHAREPSQEYPSRSEASPVLSIDLDQQLITYKDIRVELSSYPFKLLAALARTPGRVVNKVALYDALYGSAEKEDEDDRPYERQLADHKRKILAQIRKAVGNQKKRVILSEEIENLIAVRRGVGYTLNLNQREVSIHKETALR comes from the coding sequence ATGAAAATGCGGTTTCTGGAGAAGGTCGGGATCGATACCGACGTCATCCCGATCTGGGAGAAGCGTTACGGACCGGAGCTCCTCCCCGTCCAGGAAAAGGCGATTCAACAGACGTCGCTCCTTCAAGGGGGCAACCTCGTCGTCTTTGCTCCCACGACTTCCGGAAAAACCTTCATCGCGGAGATCCTGGCGATCTTCGCGATCCGGAAAGGGAAACGGGTCTTCTATCTGGTTCCCACCAAGTCGCTCGCCGAGGAAAAGTTCGCTCAATTCCGGGAGGCGTACCGATCCCTCGGCATTGTCACGGCGATCTCCACGCGCGATCATCGGGAGTGGGACGCGGCGATTCTGTCGAAGGGTTTCGATATCGCGATCGTCGTTTATGAGAAACTTCAATCGCTCCTGGTGACCCGTCCGTGTCTGCTGGAGGAGGTCGGCGTGGTGATCCTTGACGAGCTTCAGATGATCGCGGACGAAGAGCGGGGCCCCACGATCGAGCTGCTCCTGACCAAACTCCTTCACGCACGGGTCCGGCCGCAATTTCTGGGGCTCTCGGCGGTCCTCGGCGAGGGAGAGGCGCTGGCCCGCTGGCTTCAGGCTGATCTTTTAATCGAGGAGAAGCGGCCGGTTGAACTGCGGAAAGGAATTTTCTGCCGCGGGATTTTTTCGTATCGGGAACACAACAGCGGCAAGGAAGGAGAAGAGCTCTGGAAAGAAATGCGGGGGGAGGAAGAGATCGATCTGATGGTTCCCCTCGCCTCTTTTCTCGGCGGGGAGCGGGAAGAGTCGACCTTGCTTTTTCTCAAAGATAAGCCGACGGTGGAGAGCGCCGCCGTCAAAATCGGCGAGCAGGTCGGCCTTGCCCCCGCCGAGGAGGCGGTCGAGGAGCTGCTGGCGTTGGAAGAGACCACGGCCCGCGACTTTCTGATCCGGCTCCTTCGAAAAGGGATTGGAATCCATCATGCCGATCTTCCCCTGGAGCAGCGGCAGGTGATCGAGCGGCACTTTCGGATGGGGGCGATCCGCATCCTCGCCTCGACAAGCACCCTGGCGATGGGGATCAACTGCCCGGCGAAAAATGTCCTGATCGAATCCCGCCAGTGGCATTACTTCCGGCGTTATCACGGGACCGACACCCGGCCGCTCCCCCGCTCCCTCCATGAGAACATGGCCGGCCGGGGAGGGCGCTACGGCTACATCGGCGATTTCGGCCGGGCGATCCTGGTGACCCATTCTTCGTTCAGAAAAAAAGTCTGGATGGATCAATATATCGCCGGGATGATCGAGCCGCTGGAGCCGGCCCTCCGAATGGAGGAGATAGAAGAAATCCTCCTGAACCTGGTTGCCTCCGGCGAGGCGGCGACGTCAAAGGAGCTGGCGGGGTTTCTCAAATCAACCTACACCGCTCAACGCAGATGGAAAGAAAAAGCGGACAGTCTCGAACCGCTCATCGCATCGGCCGTTGAGAAGTGCCAAAACCAGGGAGCCCTTCAAGCGGTCGGAGAAAATCGCGTTGTCGCGACCGGGTTGGGACAGATCACCGTGCTGAAGGGAATCCGGCTCGCGACCGCCGTCGAGATCCGTCATTGGATGAAAACAACCGATCCGAGCCGCCTGACCGATCTGGAGATTCTCTACGCGCTCGCCCTCACCGAAGACGCAAAGCGGATTTACATTCCCCTCCCTTACCGGGAGCGCCGGTCTCGGAATTACCCGAGCCTCCTCCGGAAAGAAATTGCGCATCAACAGGAAGGAGGGAAAGAGATCTTTCAGCCGCGCTCCGGCGCCGTGCGGCCGAGCGAGGCGGAGGAGGCGCGCGCCGTCAAAAAAGCGCTGCTCCTTCAAGAGTGGATCACCTCCCGGTCGACCGTCGAGATCGAGCAGTTGTACGACCTCCATGCCGGCGCGATTGCGCGGATCGGAGAGGCCTTCTCCCGGCTGGCGGAGGCGGCCTCGGCCCTTGCCCGGGAGATCGGCTGGACGCCGGAGACGGTCCGGAGCCTCTCCGAGCTTTCCGAGCGGCTCCTCCAAGGGGTCACCGTCCAAGGGCTGGCGTTGTCGCGAATACACATCAGCGGATTAAGCCGAACCGCCATCGCCCGTCTGGTCAGGGAGGGCTACGACAGCCCGGAGGCCCTCCTCTCTCTTCCGATCGAGATTCTGGAGAAATATCTACCGGGGCGGGTCGCCGCGGCCCTCTTTCTCCAACTCCATGCAGACAAGGCTCAGAAACAGGGAGAGGATCAAAATTTCTATCGGCAAAGGGATCACGCCCGCGAGCCGTCGCAGGAATACCCTTCCCGGTCCGAGGCTTCCCCCGTTTTGTCGATCGATTTGGATCAGCAGTTGATCACTTACAAAGATATTCGGGTCGAGCTCTCCTCCTATCCCTTCAAGCTCCTGGCGGCCCTCGCCCGAACGCCGGGCCGGGTGGTCAACAAGGTCGCCCTCTACGATGCGCTTTATGGAAGCGCGGAGAAAGAAGACGAAGATGACAGGCCGTATGAGCGTCAGCTCGCCGACCACAAGAGAAAAATTTTAGCGCAGATCCGGAAAGCGGTGGGAAACCAGAAAAAGCGGGTGATTCTCTCCGAAGAGATCGAGAATCTCATTGCGGTCCGCCGCGGGGTGGGATATACATTGAACCTGAATCAGAGGGAAGTGTCGATCCATAAAGAGACGGCGCTTCGATAA
- the lexA gene encoding transcriptional repressor LexA, with amino-acid sequence MPQLLTDRQAQVLQFITGYLADHGFPPTQREIMRRFKMKSTRGVARHLEALEKKGHLSRSHRGARALELRGATRGIPVVGKVAAGEPILATENIEGRIDLNRSLARWKDAFLLKVKGDSMIQAGILEGDYLLVKPQPGAEEGEIVVALLNGEATVKRFEKKGERILLHSANPAYRPIEVTPQSGDFRIIGKAVAVIRSLESPIG; translated from the coding sequence ATGCCTCAACTGCTGACAGACCGTCAGGCCCAGGTCCTCCAATTTATTACCGGCTATCTCGCCGACCACGGATTTCCGCCGACGCAGCGAGAGATCATGCGGCGGTTTAAGATGAAGAGCACCCGGGGGGTCGCCCGCCATCTGGAAGCGCTGGAGAAAAAAGGCCATTTGAGCCGATCCCATCGCGGCGCGCGAGCGCTGGAGCTGCGCGGAGCAACCCGCGGCATTCCGGTGGTCGGAAAGGTCGCGGCAGGGGAGCCGATTTTGGCGACCGAGAATATCGAAGGGAGAATCGACCTCAATCGAAGCCTCGCCCGATGGAAAGATGCTTTTCTTCTGAAGGTAAAAGGAGACAGCATGATCCAGGCCGGGATCCTGGAAGGGGATTATCTTCTGGTGAAACCGCAGCCGGGCGCCGAGGAGGGAGAGATCGTCGTCGCCCTCTTGAATGGAGAGGCGACGGTGAAACGTTTTGAAAAAAAAGGAGAGCGCATCCTCCTCCACTCCGCCAACCCCGCTTATCGACCGATCGAGGTGACCCCGCAAAGCGGCGACTTCCGGATCATCGGAAAGGCCGTCGCGGTCATTCGCTCCCTGGAAAGCCCGATCGGTTGA
- a CDS encoding SPFH domain-containing protein: MSEGMIVVLVLAAVVIIVLAKTAVVVPQQSAYVVERLGKFSGTLDAGFHILLPFLDAIRYRHSLKEQALDIPEQLCITRDNVQVGVDGVLYLKVMNPERASYGVTDYTFAIIQLAQTTLRSEVGKIELDRTFEERSTINLAVVSELDKATEPWGIKVLRYEIKNITPPEDVLAAMEKQMRAEREKRAVILNSEGVRDSAINAAEGEKQQVIKASEANKQQQINEAEGQAAAILTVAEATAQGIRKIAEAIQSPGGYQAVQLRVAEQYIDQFGNLAKEGNTLVVPATLSDVSAMIAMAMSIIRPGANPEPPPAVSRR, from the coding sequence ATGAGTGAAGGGATGATTGTTGTGCTGGTCCTGGCGGCGGTGGTGATCATCGTTCTGGCGAAGACCGCCGTGGTGGTGCCGCAGCAGAGCGCTTACGTGGTCGAGAGGCTGGGAAAGTTCAGCGGGACGCTCGACGCCGGTTTCCACATCCTGCTCCCTTTTCTCGATGCCATTCGATACCGCCACTCTCTTAAGGAACAGGCGCTCGATATTCCGGAGCAGCTCTGCATCACCCGGGACAACGTCCAGGTCGGCGTGGACGGGGTACTCTATCTCAAAGTGATGAATCCGGAGCGAGCCTCCTACGGCGTCACCGATTACACCTTCGCCATCATCCAGCTGGCGCAAACAACTCTCCGGAGCGAAGTCGGAAAAATTGAATTGGACCGCACCTTCGAGGAGCGGAGCACGATCAATCTGGCGGTCGTCAGCGAGCTCGACAAAGCCACCGAGCCGTGGGGGATCAAGGTGCTTCGTTATGAGATCAAGAACATCACCCCGCCTGAAGATGTCCTTGCCGCCATGGAAAAACAGATGCGGGCCGAGCGGGAGAAGCGGGCGGTGATCCTCAACTCCGAGGGGGTCCGCGATTCGGCCATCAATGCGGCCGAAGGGGAGAAGCAGCAGGTGATCAAGGCCTCGGAAGCGAACAAACAGCAGCAGATCAACGAGGCGGAAGGGCAGGCCGCCGCCATCCTCACCGTGGCGGAAGCGACCGCGCAGGGAATTCGCAAGATCGCCGAAGCGATCCAATCCCCCGGCGGCTACCAGGCGGTTCAACTCCGGGTGGCCGAACAATATATCGATCAATTCGGAAATCTGGCCAAAGAGGGAAACACCCTCGTGGTCCCCGCCACGCTCAGCGACGTGAGCGCCATGATCGCGATGGCGATGAGCATCATCCGCCCCGGCGCCAATCCGGAGCCGCCGCCTGCCGTATCCCGACGATAA